AAATAGTATTTGCTGGCGTGACAGCACTACAAGCACCGTAACAATCTATTGTCCCGCTACTAGTTTTCCCGCAAGCGTTCGGAGCAGAGGTGCAAGCTTTGCCGTAATTTGCCGGATTAGCAGGAACTGGGGCAGAACAAGCAACCCCACCACCCCAAAGATTATAGTATGTACCGGAATTACAAGTACCACAAAAATTACAAGACTTACAAGCAGTTCCCACGGCTTGTGCCTTGGCCTCATTTTTAAAAAAAACAAACGAACTAAAAATAAAAAAACAAACAACAATTAAAAACTTTATCCATTTTGTCATATTATTGTTAAACATAAATATATGTTAAAAGTATAATTATTAAAAAGTGATAAATATATTAGCCTTAAAAATAGTTATGAGTGCCCCAAGAATAATCCACACAGAAAAAGGCAGGGATTTTACAATATTGATTTCCTGATGATTATTAGAAAAATAATAAATTTTAATTTTTTCCACCTGTTCAATCGTTAGACCCTCGGCCATAAATCTTCCCAATGACGCTAAAAATTCTTTTTTTTCTATAATCTTATTCCTTTCCACTTCGCTCAAATTCATACCCGGCTTAAGTTCTTCAACTCTTATTTTCATCTCACTCTTATTATAATAATACCCCAAAATTCGATTAAGCGCAAGAAAAAATATAAAATAATAAATTATTTTAGAAATATTTAATTGTATTTGAAAAGACCTATGTAAAATAAAAAAATATAGCAAATACTTCAAGGTAATCTTAGAGATATTAATCAGATAATACTTAGGATTTTTTAAATTAACTAATAGCTTTAAAAACTGCTTTTTAGTATCGTTCCAAAATTTAATTAAAACAACGTTCATTGAACTTTTTTTTATCTCGAAAATTAAATCGCTCAAAAATAAAAAAGCGGCCTTAATAAAAATAAAAAATAGAAACGGAATAAAAATATTAACTAATAAAACGACAGATGGAAAAATGGGAACGTAACTTTTATTGTAATATTCAAGCGGCAACAAGAAGGCAAACAGGGCAAAAAATTTTGCATCACCCGCTGGCCACACTTGCGCATACCACATCAAAAACCCAAGCAATAAAGCCAAGGCGGAGTTGAGCCAAACAGTTGTAATATATTCATTGCTTATTTGTCCAATAACTAAAAAAGAAAAAAATAAAATCTCGCCAAAAATCAAACCAAACAAAATCCATTTATTTCTAATTTTTCTTGTAACAAGATCATCATCCAAAATCAACTTTCCAATCACAAACATGATAACCAATGAAATAATTTTAAACATTTTTTAAAATTTTATTAATTATCTTTTTTTTGTCGACAAAAACCGGGTATGCCTCATCCATTTTGTAATAATTACCTTCATTATACAATCCAATACAAATATTATTCAAAGAGCACGTCACACAGTCCTTCTTCTTCTTATAAAATCCATCAATATGCCCGCTTTCCTGCAAAAACTCTCCTTTGTCATCAAGAAAGTAAGTAACCCGTTTTTCTTTTTTAACTATTTTTCGAGTCTCCGTAGACAAGTGTTCATAGCCAGTCATATAACACAAAGGCACACGTTCAACCCTGGCCGTCTTATGATTTTTTTGAATAATTTCAAGCGCCTTAAAAAGTTCGAGTTGAAAATCATTCATCCGCGGAATCACTTCCGAGTGACTTCGAATTCTTTCCGAAGTTGGATCAAGATTATTGAAGACAAAATGATCAACAAATGGATAGTTAGTAACTAACATTTTAATCAATTCCGACAAATTATCCGCATTCCACTTGCCTATTACCACATTCATATTAACCTTAACATTTCCCAAGCGCTGCAAATTTACCAAAGCTTTTTTTATATTAGGCAGAGATTCTTTGTTTTTCGATATTTTTCCCTGAACCTCCTTCTTGTGTGAATAAATTGATAGGTGCAATTGTCTCAAACCAGCCTTTTTCAGCATCTCCAAATATTCATAATCTGCGATTTTTTGTCCATTACTGATCATATTCACAAACAACCCGCTTTGACTAGAATAGGTCATAATCTCTTTTAGCTCGGGATGCAACGTCGGCTCCCCTCCTGTTAAAATAATTCCTTCAAAGCCCCTTTTTTTAAAATCGTCAATCTTGGTTCTTATTTCAGGCAAGCTCAAAACTAACCCGTTGTCGGGATTGGAACAAATTATGCATTGCTGATTGCACTGCCTGATTATCTGAAGATAGGCAAAATTGGCCATATTATTTTAAAACGGTTTTATTATTTTAAAACTTTTATTTCTTATTTCATTTATATGAACACCGTCACAGTCCTTGTCCATGACGCATTTCTGACATCTTATGCTTTTTACAAAATATCTATTTTTTATATAAAATTCCGTAAATTCATTTATATCAAGACTCGGACTGAACTTAGCAACCCCTGTTTGCATGGTTGTCGCTCTTTGACATTTTGCCCTTGCCTTAGGCCCAAGCACCCCTATAGTTCTTAGCTTAATTAAATCCTTGCAAAAATCATTCATATAACAAATGTCGCATCTTTCTCCATGACAGCTCATCAGTCGGCCAACCTTAATATATTCTAAAAATTGTTGTCTCATGCCCAGCACATCATCATTTAGCTTATGCGGACTTTGTATCAACCACTCATAGTTCTCCAAGTTGCGCGCCGGCCATCTATTGGTCCACAAATGCACGCCTTCTATTTTTGAGAATTCCCAGGCCTTGTCGAGATATTTCTTTGCCCCTCCATAATTAAAAAAAAGTTTTTTTCGATTGTGCCAAGCCTGACCGAATGGAACAAGATAAAGAATATCAAACTCATACACCCCCAACTTTATAAAAAAATTCAAAGTTTGGGATAAAGTTTTATAATTCAATTTTGTTACCACGATATCAATACTAACAATCAGATTATGTGCGATAACATTCAATAATCCTTTCATGGTCTGCTCATAAACACCTTTTACGCCAATAATCTCTTCAAGGATCTGCTTGTTGTGACTATGCAGAGAAACAGTCACCTCATCTAGTCCGGCTTTTTTTAACTTCTCGGCAAAATCGTCATAAGCAAACATTCTCCCATTACTAATCATTTGTACATGGGTATAACCGATTTTTTTTGCCTGACTAATTATTTTAACCACATCCGGATGCAAGGTTGGTTCTCCCCCAGAAATTATCACCCGCTTAGCACCACCAAGAAATCCAGATTTCAATTCTTTTACAATCTCCTCATAAGCAATTGATGTTCCATCTTGGTTGCCTGTATCATGACAAAAAAGACAATTGTTATTACAAACTTTTGTCACCCTAACCCAGTGTCTTTTTTCTTCCGCCACCAAGTCTCTTAAAATAAGATCTTCTTGTCTACTCATTTTTTTATCGGTTTAAATTCTTTCCAGCCAAATTTTTCTGGATATTCTCGCCAAGTTCCTTCACAATATTTATAATGCTTACATTTATTACAGTTCGGCCCTTTTAATTTGCCCTCAGTAATTCGATATTTCTTATAATCTTCAATTTCCATCTGGTAATCATAAACCATCGAATCAAACTGAATATTTTCCGCCACATATTCCTCATAACCTGTCATAAAACAAAATGGAATCGCCTCTGTCATTGCGGCAACTTTGAAATGTTTAGCAATATCTAATCCCTTTTTTACATAAGGCATTACCAAGCTCATTCTTGGCACAACCATATCAAAATTTCGCTCCGCCGACCCCACGGCATGCACAAAGGCAAATTGAAACTGAGCAACACCAAGACTAACTAGTAATTTAGCTATTTCCGGCAAGTGGCGGTAGTTGGACTTAACCACAACCACATTAATCATAACCTTCTGTTTCAGCTGTACTAAATTTCTAATACCAGCCACAGTCTGATGAAAACTATCACTCCCGGTCAACCAATTATGCAACTCCGGTGTATGTCCATGCAAAGCAAGGGCGAATTCATTAACACCAAGCGCTATCATTTTCTCACAAAATTCTGTATAGGCAAACATCCGACCATTAGTCTGCATCTGAATGATCTTATAACCACTCTTTACAGCCAAGGCCACTAGGCCCTCGATTCCTTTTTTTATTGTCGGTTCGCCACCAGTAAAGACAACGCCATCACAGTCCTTGCTACCAGCTACAATATTCTTTTCAATCACCTCTAAAGAAATGTCGCCAAATTGTTTTTTATGTCCCTGGACACAAAAAACACAATTATTATTGCACAAAAATCCTATTTTGATATCCGCTTTTTTCATAATTCAATCTATTTAAAAAATATCTATAAATTGTACCTCTTTTATTTTAAAAATACCAACTTTTTCCAAATATTTTTTGGGCATTTTTTCTACTTCAATATTTAAAAAATCTTTATCCCTGGCTGCCACGATGGCCTCCAATAACAAATCGGCATAAGCCGAAAAATCAACAACAAGCCAAGAGTTGTCCAATATTCGCCCCTCTGGAACTAATCCGGAAAATTTAATACCCCTTACATTGTTTTGATGCAATAACTCAACTATGTCCAACAAGTATTCGTGGTTTAATGATGTAATAACAATGTTTACGGCCAAATAATGAGTATGCTTTAAAATATTTTGAATACCTCGCATGGTCATACCATGGCTACCAATGACACCCGTAATTAAATCATGTTTCTCTGCTCGAAAATCATGAAAACTTGTTCTCATCATAAAGCGATTCAAATCAATGTTTTTAAAAAAATCTTGCGCATAATTAGAGTCAGAAAATTTAACACAGTTTGTCGCCATTGTACACGAAAAACCCTCCTTCTGGGCATAAATAACAGCCTCTTTTAAATACGGAAAAACTGTTGGCTCTCCGCCAAAAAAATCAATCTTCTGATAGCCACGCGTCTTGGCAAAACTAATTTGCTCTTTTACCTCCTTATAAGAAAACAACTCCCCTTTTGCCAAATTTTCTTTTTCCATGCAAAATAAGCAATTCAAATTACACTTATTCAAACGGATAATATAGGCCATCTCTTTTTCTTTAATAGTCTTCATTTTTTTACTCTTCGAGCCTTTATGATATTTAATTCATAGCCCTGTCTTGATGTCACCACCTCGCTCTTATTAATAACAATTTTTTCCTTAAAAAAGGGAGCATCAACAACCAAGGTATGATACTCGCCCTTGTCGCCACAATAATCAATACCGTTTGTCTTACTTAAATATTCAAAAAAAACATTATCAACTTCCCTGCCAAGCCACTCTCGACCAATATATATTGGTTTAACCGCAGTAATAATAATTTTTAATCCTGAATCAATGATTGCGCGTAAAACATTTTTGGAATTTTTTTTATAATTTGGCAAAATTAATTCCATATTTAATTTCTTTGTAACATCTACCAGAAGCTTATCCTGATAATCGCCAGACAGAATATAACCAAAAACAACGCCATCAATGCCTTTCTTTTTTAAAGATGAAAAAATGGCAAAAATTTGTTTTTCAAATAACTCTTTATCAACTCTCTGATGAGCTACGCTTTTTTGCATAATTGGCAGGCCAATTGAACGCGCCTGTAATTTCACTAACTCCTTGCCATAAGCATGAAAGCTCACTCTGCCCTCATTGTTAATTAAGTTTAAAAAACCTACAACTTCAAAATTGTCATTAAGACAAGACTGATAAGCAAACAAACCATCCTTGCCGCCACTAATAACGCTTATTAATTTTTTAACAGGTTTTACTCCCTTTATGTTTTTGACATTTTTTATCATCTAACTTGTTCTTATTTTTTATTATTTTGCTTGACCCGATCATAACATCTGCTATTTTACAAAAGTTTTTAAAATATTCGAGAAAGTTTTTTCCATTATAAACTGACCAAAGGTACAGGGGTAAGGGATTAGCGCAAATATATCCGTATTCACATGTTTGACACTTATCATCAACAGCTTTAGTTAATTTCAAAAATAACAAATCAAATAATTTTTTTCTTTTTTCTAAATCAATTTTTCCGGCATCGCCAATAATAAACCCCTTACGGTCCTCTTCTTTTAGCGGAAGCACCCATTCAAAAAAATAAAAATTTCCATCTGCTCCCAATAATATTTTTGCATAATGAGATGAGCCCCAGAGACGATTAAGTAATCGAAAGTTAATTTTATCATTATCGTTATATTTTTTAATGACAACTCCTAGTCTTTTCTTTAATTTTCTTACATCGACCTCACTCCACAACGTAAGCATTTGCGGAAACAAGTCAATATAAGGAAAATTATTGCTCGTCATGAAGTTGACATTCTCTTCCAAGTGACCAACTTCAGACGGAGAAATTGTTGAAATAACCCTCATTGAACATTTCCTTTTTTTATTCAAGGAAAAATTTTTAAAATTCTTCCAGGCTAAATCAAAAGAATTTACTCCATCCCCGCCCCTAGTTTTCCGATGAGCGCCGTGGCTCTTAGCACCACCATCCAAGCTAAAATTAATTGTAAATCGTTCGTCCATTTTGCTGACGAAATCTTGCATTTTTTTGTCAAAGGCAACTCCATTGGTAGTTGCAACAACTGAAATATTTATCCCCTTCTCCGCTGCTCGCTTAAAGATGTAATTGACTGAACTCACAAAAAGATCTGGATAAATAAAAGGCTCGCTCGTCGTAAAAGTTATTGTCTTATCATTACCTGATAATTCATAAAAAGTATCAATAGCCTTTTCAATTGTTTTATAGTCTAATACTGATTCGCTTGTTTTGTTCACGAAACAATAATCACAATCCAAATTACATTTTTCACTAAAACAAATATCCATCTGCGAGGGATGGGAAATTTCATTATTAAAAACATTTTCTTTTTTTAAATTATTCATATTTTTCTTAAAAACACCGCGCCTTAATAGCCGCCTGAATAGCGCTCTTGTCGTACTTATTTTTCTCTATCTTTTTTCTAAAATACTTCACCGCCTCAATGGTGGCTAAATAATAGTATCGCCTAACTATATGCGCGTGATCATTATTAATAACTCCACCATAATATTCCCTCTCACATTTTTGACATTCTTCCCTGGTTATATCAAACGAACATTTCTCATATTTTAAAAATTTTTTCTCCTTCAGGTTAGCAATAACAAACTTTTTTTTATCATCGCGATTAAGCAAAAAGGGTGAGAAGGCCACCTCCCCACTTGGATAAACCTCTAGCGTATGCTGGAATGGACACGCAACGCCTTGTAAGCCGCCTATAAACTGTCGATCAAACTCCCAGTTAACAGGATTGATATAAAATTTTGGCATACCGTTTGTACCAATATTCTTCAAAAATTCTTTTAACACTTTCTCATATCCCCTAATAAAATTATCCTGATATTCCTTTGTCCAGTCCTCAAATTCTTGCACTATTTCAAAGTTAATATTATCACTAACCCCAAGTGCAAGCAAGTCTGTGAAATAGTCGTATATTTTTTTACTTTGCGAAGGAATTATAACAAATGAGATACCTATATTCTGAAGAGGAATTTTTTTTCTCAATTTTAATAAATTAGCCAAGACAACGTCATAAGTACCACTACCCCCTTTGAAAAAACGATACTGATTATGATTTTTTTTGTCACCAGCTAGGCTAACCGAAATTTTAATATCATAAGTTTTTATAAAAGCGATCAAGTCATCATCTAAAATCGTTAGGCTGGTAGCCACGGAAATAACTAGTTTTTTCTTATTCTCTATGGCTAAATCAAAGGCATATTGCACAATATTTTTAAAAAGCGCTATTTCCAAAAAAGGCTCTCCTCCATAAATAGACAATAGCTTTTCTTCGCCCTGAGACTCAATAAGTAAATCAACCGCCGCCCTAGCCACCGACAACGGCATAACTTCATTTGTTTTTTTAACAAAACAATAATTACAGTCAGCATTACAGCTCGTTGTTAAAGCTAATTTAATTTTACGAACATTTTTATTATTAAATTTCATAAATCTACAACCGTATATAAAAAGTCACTACGCCATCATCTTCAATGGCCAAGATTACCAGGCGAGCATTAATGCCTCGAAAGACATCCCTAAACGTTTCCTTATTATACTCACATCTCATTATAGTCAAAATTTCTTCAATTAAATCCAAGGTTTCTTTCTTGTTTAAATATAGGTCATCTAAAAATTCCAAATATAATTTTTTTCTACCTACGCCTAGTCCTCCTTTTTTGTATCGCTCGCTGGCAAAAAACCAATACTTATGCTCGCTTTTAAGCAATCCTATTAATTCACCAACAATTCGCCTTTCCTCGCTATTCATCTGATGATAATTATCTTTATTTAAAAAATAATAAATCTTGTAATAGAGATCATTATTGTCAATATCAAATCCAATATTTAAAATATTTTGAGTAATTTCAAAACTGGGATTAAACCCTAGTCGTTTAAAAAGTTTATCGATTATCTCAACAGAGTTCTTTTTTAAATTTATTTTGCCACTTCTCAAAGCTCCACCCAAGATAAGCCAAATTGCAAACTGATAATCTTCATTTTCAATATCTGCCCCAATATAAACATCCATGGGGTCATCAGAAACGGACTTCAAGGCCTCGTGGAGTGTGTCGAGCTGAAGATTAATATTATTTTTTTGAAAAATATCAAAATAACTATCTAGTCTTTTTAAATAGGCGCCTTTATTGCGATAAGAATACGCTTTACTATCCAAATTTAAAAGACGCATTTTACTATCATCTTTTATAGCCTTGTTAAACTTAAAAGACAGTTCAAACTGAGTCAAGCCTAAACTGTCTATCGCAAAAATATCTCCAACAAAAGAGTTAAGATTGGATTTTGTTGTCTTGGAAAGTTTTAAACTTTGACAAAACAAATTTATATTTTCTACTATCTCCCTTTGATGATCATCCAACATCGTTTAAAATATTATCAATCCTTAGAAAAAATCGCCAAACACTCTTCGTGCATAATTTTATTATCTGAGTCTCTTTGTGGAATTTTTTCACATAACTGCTGGTCTTTTTTTTCTTTGACGGCGTCAAGGGCATATTTTTCATAACAAAAATTGTCGTGAAAAAAATTATTTACCTCAGTCTTCAAATTATAATCATCATCCATGTTTAAGACAATACAATATTCACGCATAAATCTATCGTTAATCATGTCACAAATCCCCTTGTCAGAGGTCTTGGAGGCTTTTGATAAATAAACAGTCGACTGGCAACGCTTTTCCGCCCTCTCGGCCTCTAATTTACAGCCGATAGTACCGCCGTCGTCTTGCTTGCTCTTAATACAATCATTTGCGGCAATGCTTCTGTCAAAGACGCACATATCAGGATTTCCCGCCGCCATCGCAAAACACAATTTCTTGTCATATTGATCGTTAACAAGATTGCAATGATCTGCCGAGCCGTCAACAAGCGCCAACACTATTAATTTAGCATCATCTGTCAAATTGCTAATAACTTTATCACTATAATCTTTCAAAGACACCAACTTATAGTAAAATGAGTTGCAATTTTCCATTAATTCTTTTGAAAAAGAATTGCAATTATTATTATCCCTAGCAACCAACATGCGAATCATGGCATAATTATAGTACTCATCACCACTAAAATAGTCAGGTGTATTTTGAGAAAAAAAATCGGCAGCTAAGCAGATATTCAAATCGTTAAATTTCGACGACGGTTCCTTTTCTAATGTAGCCGGGTTTAAGCCATTGCCCAGGACTGATGGTTTTACAAATTTTAGAAAATCTGCATCAGTTGGATTTGGGGAAATTACATCATCAGAAGCTGGCGCTTGGCAAGCAGCACCATTATTATTACTATCACTGCTCGGGCTCCACGGTAAGGATAAAATTAACCCAGAAAGCGCCACACCTGGACTAATATGATTCTTCCAGGCGTAACTAAAGACTAAAATTATAACGGAAAGATAGGTCAATGACACGACCAATAATAAATAAAAAAGAATTTTTTTGAGCATATTTATAATTTGTAAAAAATAACAACCTACTAGCACCAACCACCTTCACTGTGTGAGCCATGAGAGGCGTGAGAGGCGTGAGAGGCGTGAGAAGCGTGAGAACAGTGCTGTGAATGAATACATAATTGTGCATTTGCGTCATGAACCTGCGCAACACCGCCGAGCATGGCGGCGACACCAATCAGGGCCAATCCCATCTTCGCGCCATTTTTCTCCACCATTTTTCCCTCCTCGCTAAGAAGGAAGGTTTTTAACTCTTTTTTAATTTTTGGTAATTTTTGAGACTTATTTTTCATATGTATATTTTAACACATTAAAAACTTTTAATCAACTTACTAGAATCTATATGTTTTAATAAATTTAGCGTTCAATTCCAATTCTTTTTTTATAGACAGGAATGTCTTAATGTAAATTTTTGAGATAAAACAATAATTCTCCCAGTGACTGTCGCCATCATTGTGTTGATAATAAATATAATGGCCGACGGGACAAAAACAATATTTGGCGTAATGACAGCGAGCACAGCCTAGTCCGCTATTTTTTAAAAAACCATTTCTAAGCTCTAATAACAAATCCGCTCTTTTCTCGTCATCCAGTCCAGCCTCTGCACTGCCAACGATATATGTTGAGCGTTCAGCCTTTTTTAAAGAAAGCACCTTGTCGCATACATAAAAATCTCCATCGATATTAAGATTTATTTTATTACATTGCCTTGCCTTATCAAGATTTACTTCATTAACAAAGCTGTCTAATAAATTGTTCTTAAAAACATCTCCCCCAACGTCAAATAAGCCAATATAATACTTTTTAAATTCCTTAAAAAAATTGACCAAGTGCCCTAAATCATCACTACTCCACGTGGCGTACAAATCCGGTAAAAAATTAATGACAGAAAACTTCTTGGCGTGTAAAAATTTTATATTCTGCATCAAAGTCTTTATGTCACGCGGTGCAAAAACCAAGGAAGAGGTTATGCCTGACTGGTAAACGTCTATACTGTTTATATTTTTAAAAATCAACTCAAAACTAGAATTAGCAGATTCTTTTAAAGGGCGATTAGCGTCGTGACAATTCTTATCTCCGTCAATGCTTACCTGGATGTTAATTTTATTTTTTTTAAAAAACTCAATTTTATCTATATCCAAAAGCGTTCCATTGGTTGCCAATTTATAGCTAAGAGAAATTTTTTTCTCCTTAGCTTTATTTGTGGCATACTGATAGACTCTTTTTATTAATGAAAATTCTACAAGGGGCTCGCCACCCAAAAAATTAATCATTTTTTTCTGCCCCGGACCGTCCAATAAAATATCCACCGCTTTTCTAATCAGTTCCTCATTAAGGGTAGAATCTCCGTCGTCGGATCGGTCAACAAAACAATATTTGCAATTCAAATTGCACTTGCCGGTAAAGAACAGATTTAATACTGATGGGTTATTATTTAACATCCTCCTCATGTCTTTCAAACCATTTTTCAAATATTTTACGATATTTTTTATTTTTAAGTTTCAAAAATAAATAATCAAACATAGCCTTATTCATCTTGCAACGATCAGTGTTTGATAATTGTGGAAACAATGTCCCATATTCCATGAAATTAATTAAAGGACAAGTGCCACAATACGGCTTATAAGCACAATTCATGCAACTCACATGACCATCAAGAACCGACGACAAACAAGTAGTCTTTGTCACATCATTGTCTATCAGGTCATTATATCGACTCTCGTTTACGTTACCAATCTGAAAATTATCATATCCCATTTTCTTTGCCATTCTGCCTTCATCGCAAGTATAGACTCTTCCATCATAATCAAAGGCCATCTGGCCTATGCCGGCGCCACATGGGGAACGCATCTCCAAATAACCGGAGTCCGTACCTTGTAATACTTTTTTAAGTGCCAAAAATGACATTCTTTCTACAAACAATAGTCCCTCCGAATTTAATTTTAAAATATAGTCCATCGCCTCCTTATAAAAATCAATAAAATCCTCGATTTTATAGCCTATCACATCAATGTGTTGCTTTGCCAAACCGATTGGACTCAAGGGCCGCAAAAAAATATTCGTAAAATCACATTTTATATATTCATCAATTATTTCCTTGGCATGTGGCAAAGAAAAGCGACTTACGGTTAAAATGGCATTCAACCTATCAATATGTTTTTCCTCGGACTTTTTTCTATTCAGCTTTATAACCCCCTGAATGTATTTAATTTTTTTAACAACCGCATCATAGCTATTACCATCTTCTAAATATACCCTATTTTTATTATGAATATTTTTTGGTCCATCAAAAGAACAACTAATATTCACTCTATTCTCCTCTAAAAATTTCATCTTCTCTTCATCAATCAGTGTTAAATTAGAGACCAGGCTGATTTTTAAATCCTTTTTAACTTCCTTGTTTAGCTCCCGTGCGTATTTAACGATAAACTTTAAAACTGGCCAATTCAAAAGAGGCTCCCCTCCCTGCAACTCAATGCCAATTCCTTGCGATGGGGTATTAAACAGCACGTCAATAGTTTTCTTGGCCGTAATCTGTGTCATGTTATAACCGTTAGATTGATGACTCTCAGGCGTCGCCTGACAGTAAAGACAGCGATGATTACACCTGGCGGTCAGCACGAGAATAAACAAGCTCGGCCCGCTCATGGCAGACTGATTCATTCTGAGATATTCACCAGCCAAATCTAATATTTTCTTATCGTCTGTTTTGTAAAATCCCTTTACGACTAATTCATTTTTGACTTCTTTTTTAGCGATATCTTTTCCACCCACAAAATCATCAAA
This window of the Patescibacteria group bacterium genome carries:
- a CDS encoding 4Fe-4S cluster-binding domain-containing protein, which produces MLNNNPSVLNLFFTGKCNLNCKYCFVDRSDDGDSTLNEELIRKAVDILLDGPGQKKMINFLGGEPLVEFSLIKRVYQYATNKAKEKKISLSYKLATNGTLLDIDKIEFFKKNKINIQVSIDGDKNCHDANRPLKESANSSFELIFKNINSIDVYQSGITSSLVFAPRDIKTLMQNIKFLHAKKFSVINFLPDLYATWSSDDLGHLVNFFKEFKKYYIGLFDVGGDVFKNNLLDSFVNEVNLDKARQCNKINLNIDGDFYVCDKVLSLKKAERSTYIVGSAEAGLDDEKRADLLLELRNGFLKNSGLGCARCHYAKYCFCPVGHYIYYQHNDGDSHWENYCFISKIYIKTFLSIKKELELNAKFIKTYRF
- the hxsB gene encoding His-Xaa-Ser system radical SAM maturase HxsB, producing MTKNNNLAFFRFRNIGKDVLLTSASGGWMILGQSDFDDFVGGKDIAKKEVKNELVVKGFYKTDDKKILDLAGEYLRMNQSAMSGPSLFILVLTARCNHRCLYCQATPESHQSNGYNMTQITAKKTIDVLFNTPSQGIGIELQGGEPLLNWPVLKFIVKYARELNKEVKKDLKISLVSNLTLIDEEKMKFLEENRVNISCSFDGPKNIHNKNRVYLEDGNSYDAVVKKIKYIQGVIKLNRKKSEEKHIDRLNAILTVSRFSLPHAKEIIDEYIKCDFTNIFLRPLSPIGLAKQHIDVIGYKIEDFIDFYKEAMDYILKLNSEGLLFVERMSFLALKKVLQGTDSGYLEMRSPCGAGIGQMAFDYDGRVYTCDEGRMAKKMGYDNFQIGNVNESRYNDLIDNDVTKTTCLSSVLDGHVSCMNCAYKPYCGTCPLINFMEYGTLFPQLSNTDRCKMNKAMFDYLFLKLKNKKYRKIFEKWFERHEEDVK